In Monodelphis domestica isolate mMonDom1 chromosome 1, mMonDom1.pri, whole genome shotgun sequence, the sequence TTGCCATAAGTACCAAAGAAGATGGTTTAAGTTTTAATTAAACATAATACATCCCCTCTTCCAAGAAATCAGTCTTGCCAAATGTGCATGGTAAAAATCAACATTAAGCTGGGATTATGGAAACAGTCAGTCACTCAAAAACAGTGAGACAAGCGAAATGCCAAATTACTTCAAAATTGCCATTACTACTGGCCAGATATTTCTCTAGGCTCTAATGAacaatttgtagttttcttacgTGTGATTCACTCTTAGGTTAGAAACAAGCCATCCTATCCTTATTTAAACTTAGTATTTCACTTAATTACCTGCGTTTTATTACCTCTGTATTTATAGTCTGATCACAAAAAAATGCCAACTGAACATGCTTTTCAACTGACTTCCTCTTTGTCAActtgtgttttcatttttatatttcaatcAAAAGAGATTTTCTAGTTTATTAATGTGAAAGCCTTTGGGCAAATATCCAGAAAGGAAGCTCAAGGTTTAAAAAACTAGTAAAAAATTCACAAAAGCTATACAATATCCCATGTCTCCTAAGATTTAGGATATACTCTGGCTTCTTAGTGTTTTTGCAAACACTTTGAAAATGGTTAAAGAGCCACTCATTGCTTCTGCACAATTTGTAGAGTCAAATTAGTTCTGAACCTGGAGAATATTTATATTCTGTCCTCCTGATTGGAGAAGATATGCTTTAATGATTGTCAAAAAATGGGGACCACAAGTCAGAGGGAAAGGTCAGGACCACTTTGTGACTTTGTTATCTATCCACTATGTGTTTCTCTTTGTAACACCAGTGGCTGGTACAtagtatttaataagtacttgcTGAATGACCCATTAAAGAATCTACACTCCTGAGTCAGTTGGATTTATGCATAATGGAGAGGATCAGCCCACTATCCCTTTTCCTTCATTCTTATCCATTCTGCTACATAAAGTAAGGAGGGAGAGGGGTGATAGAGATTAAAACGACACAGTACACACAAGCTAGGTTGTTGAAATTATTGCAATTTAAGGATATGCACGCTGgcaaaaggggaagaaaactcaaaagTAAAACCCCCAAATCCAAACATTCCATGGTAATGTATTTGAAAATTCtgattaaattgaaattttaagtGCTTTTCTTTTTTGGGAACATTCTCAGCTTGTTCCTTCCATTATATATTCCTGGCAAAAGTCCTCTGCTCTGCCTGTGCCCTCACTCTTTATTCCCAAggaacaaaaattatatttatgtgcCAATGTTAGTTTCATTGCAGAGAAATAGGTCCTAAATGTCAGTCTCTTTGAAGGTATAATCTAAATTATGCTAAAGGATATgctatatttatatcaatgtgCAATAATATATTAGAATTTGAAAGACCGGGATAACTTCAGTATGAATAGGACTTACCTGTAATTAACCACTTTCCATAGTGGACAAAATACCCCAATCTTGAATTTTGAAACTGCATACTCAATGTCTCAGAAGCATTTGAAACAGGATTTCTAAAAATGTCTGTGCACAAAACTGCACACACATGATGTTAGTTATTAACTTACTTTTCTAACAACAAAGTTTAGACTGATCTAAAATTGAAGATCTGCTAAAATGTCTGTCGTTAGTAAGTTACCTACGAGGATCAGTTAACATTTAGGAACAAAGGACCATATTTTAAAAAGGTATGGTATTGATATTCCTCCCTTTCCTGGAACAATTATTCTGAGATgtgtaacaaaacaaaatacaatttaaaagtgCTTTGTGGCTTTAATACAGAAGAATTACTTTTactgttttactttttattacatttttttctattacaaaGTAATAGAAACAGACTTGTCATTAAGGAGTttcataaatataaagttaatggATCCAGCCCTTTTGTGTGCAGAAAACTAGGCCTGGATGAAACATGATTCCAGCAAATTCTTTTTAGAGTTGCAGGCAGCACCAGTGTACGACACATCAGTTATGTCTTAACTAAATAACTGAGATACAAGTCATTAGATTTTTCACTTTTTGTAATTTCATTTGCTATTTTAACTCTAGACTCATACACATCCTCATTATCTAGAGATTTAATGAAGTAGATTATACTATAACCACAAATGCCAACAATAAAAGTTATCAAGTAGGAAGTTGTCATTTTGACAAAGTATACTCTGAATATTGGGAGAGAAATACTTTAAATAACTAATAAGGTACATTATAAATTACAACCAAATACTGTGGATTAAAGCAACACTTGGGGTCCATCGTCTTCAGCATCagaatttttataagaaaaatctACCTAGCAACTATTCCCCCcttatcagtcagtcaatcaatcaatcatatgAGCTCCAACATTCTGTTTATTTAGAAACAATATTAAAATGAGAGTCCTGAGAACTAAACTACTCACCAGTGTATCACACTCCTCTGGgtatcataatatataataatttaaaataaaaaagccaaaACATCCCAAACCACAAATGACCTCAAATTCTGCCTGTTGCCTTTGGGTGTAAAAGCAAAATCCAAACAAGTTCAAAGTCAGTACTTTTAAGCCTTTGGgagtatattattttttataaaaacaaagctAAGAAGCTTGCCTGAGGCCTCTAAGTCTATGCTGGAGTTTTACCAAAAATACttgcttttccctttcccctcagttccaccctcccaccccccaccccgacCCCCACCAGAGCAGAGTACTGGGTACAAATTATCTTGGCTTATATGACAAAGAGGCACTTTTGATGACTGCCAGACTTCCTTGGGTCTATGATTCCTTTCACCATACAGGCTCTTAAGTAGTACAGGATGCATACTTAGACCACCACTCTATTCAGAATCTCAAGCAAAGTGCTACAAACCGCTTCTTTGAAAAGATGTTTATTAAACAACTTTAATTCTGTCATAAAATGACTAAgatgggttttaaaaattaaggctCTTGTCTTTGGATGGATTGCCATAACAATGTAAAAAGAATATCAACACTGCTCAACGCTTTGTTCCTAAAGTTAAATTTTAGATAGATTCATAAACCACATTCAAGATCAAGTTGAAAAAAATTTGACTATAAATGACAATTAGTGACTTTGAAATGAACACACATTCTCTCATTAAGTGCATAATAGCCTAGTCAGTGAGTTTAAGCAAAACTACTTCAGTCAAAGCAGAAACTTTcaatttagcattttaaaatcaCTGTTTTTCCACATTgctgtgattttcctaaaatcaagAGTCTAATATAGGAACACTAACTGATCCTTAGGGTTCTATGTACTCCCAACAGGATGTCTTGGCTggtaatttgtatatattttccttttttaatgtaCTATGGTGAGATGTCAAATGATTCAGAATTACATGGCATGCAGTATCCAAAATTATGGCTCTGATGCATTTAGCTTTACATTAAGCATAAAGAAGTGTCATTCAACATTCATTTTATACCCCATCCCTCccacaagggggaaaaaaatcactaccTATTCAAGTTCTAGATCTTGATGCAGCATTAAGGATTAAAACTTACCACTTTACCAGGCCTTGCCCATGTGCAAATAAATCCCTCCTGACAAGCAGTGACTATACAGTCTTCAAGAAAAATTAACACAGTCAGTCTTTCATGTGCtatctttttacagataagaggcTCTAATAAGGGAACATCTTCCATTCGGGGGCACAGAGAAGTTCCCAAAGTTTTAGCTGGGTCCGTTTTGGTTTTAGTAACTAGGTTCAGTTTGTCACTACTCTTGCTAGATATATGTCCCATACTATGATTTCGCTTGTGATCTTTGTCGTGGTGTCTTTCTTTCCGGTCATGTAGTGAAAGAGTTGCGAATTTGCTGACACCAGAGGCAATGGCACCGTCTAGGACGCTGCTTTTACTGCCAGCATTTGAGACCGCAGAGTGTGGAAGGCTGTTGGACCGTGGAAGAGGCGGGGGCACAGAATTTCCAGGCATTGTGATGCTGTTTCCATTGCTTCCTGGGTTAGTTCCACCACTTCCTGCAGGCGGACTCGTGGCATTCATGACATTTgtatgtgtccttgctctggagAGGGGTTGGTGGGGAAAAAGAATGTCTTCTGTAAGGTCCCATAAACAGAGTTGTGTATCTTGTCCTACTGAGCCAAACCTATATGTAACACTTACTGGGCGACTATCTGTAGAGTTCCTTTTTGATAACCTAGATTGCGTACTATT encodes:
- the WDR20 gene encoding WD repeat-containing protein 20 isoform X7 → MYLYNVEHTCGTTAPHYQLLKQGENFAVHTCKSKSTRNPLLKWTVGEGALNEFAFSPDGKFLACVSQDGFLRVFNFDSVELHGTMKSYFGGLLCVCWSPDGKYIVTGGEDDLVTVWSFVDCRVIARGHGHKSWVSVVAFDPYTTSVEESDPMEFSGSDEDFQDLLHFGRDRANSTQSRLSKRNSTDSRPVSVTYRFGSVGQDTQLCLWDLTEDILFPHQPLSRARTHTNVMNATSPPAGSGGTNPGSNGNSITMPGNSVPPPLPRSNSLPHSAVSNAGSKSSVLDGAIASGVSKFATLSLHDRKERHHDKDHKRNHSMGHISSKSSDKLNLVTKTKTDPAKTLGTSLCPRMEDVPLLEPLICKKIAHERLTVLIFLEDCIVTACQEGFICTWARPGKVNSVNETILDCPEKNYKQLF